TAGAAGAAGGCTGTGTGATTCTTGAAAATAAATAGGCTGGAAATATGAGACGAATAAGTTAAACTTGACAAAGACACTACTTGAAAACGAGTGAACAGTGAAGATCAATATACAAGGATCAAATGGTCAATGCACTGATATATATAATGAGAATCGCCACTTGACTACACATAAAAACCAGAGTCCGTGACACTAGAGTTTTGCCAGAAAGTAAATCCAATGAACTTTCACGGATTCCCAGTAGCTACTCTATATGACCAGAGACTGAATTCAGTAGAATTTAACTTTTATATCTTTAGCATTGAACCCAGTCTATTTTAAAATTATACGgtcataaatattatttattataattttagtaaatttttatacaaatttataTTCGTGTAAAAAATTATGGTTCACAAGAACACGATACGGGCATGCTGGATCCGCCCCTGCCCCTGCCCATAAACCCATACCCAGTCATACACACATTGTTACTATATAAATCCTTTATGTCATGTTGTTTCTCTACATACACtcacagaaagaaagaaagaaagagaaatatGGACATGGAGCATTACTTGGCCAAAAAACCTGTGGCATTGGCTTTGGTTGCCATTTTGTTGAGCAGTTTTAGCATAGAAGTGTCGAGAGCACAGGGAATATGTAACATATCAGGAGAAGGTTTAATGTCATGTAAACCATCAGTAACACCCCCGAACCCGTCGGCGCCCACAGCCAAGTGCTGCAGCGCGCTGGCACATGCAGACTGGGGATGCCTTTGCTCTTATATGAATTCTCACTGGTTGCCTTCTTTAGGAGTTGATCCAACACTTGCAATGCAACTCCCTCAGAAATGCAAACTCCCTAATCCTCCCCATTGCTAAAGCACTAATTAAAATTTAACTCTTCCATTTCCATAGTAACTTGAAATTAAGTGTTGGTCATTCAATTAATCGGGCCTAGCTATATTTGTAAGTTGAAATTACCATGTTGTGTATTTTGAGCTTTGTTTATCTTGGTTTTTGGTTTCTAGCTAAGGCCAATGATTCTTCATTATGGTTGTATTTGGAGAAAATTGTTTGCTGGTTGTTTATTTTGGCTTGCATGGTTTATTAGTTTGGTATTTTAGCTCGTTTATATGCCGTTTATTGCTTTAGCTTCATTTCTATTTTTCCACCAAAATGTGGAGAATTATTAGtgaaagaaaacatgaaaaatcaAAACAGCGAGAGTACTGTTTAAAGTGTGCCCAGTTGGGTATCTTTGTCTGATCTTTATGAAAATCCCAATTAAAAATTGagccacataatatatatatatatatatatatatatatattatccgcTATCTGGTCAGTGGTCACACTGGAGGCTGGATCAAAGTACCTTCTCCAAGCCAGAACATTTTTTTGAATATATCATTGTATAGTGTTTTGGGTTGCCAAATAGGCACTCAAACAGATgcgtatttaaaatttaaaatttaagagTTCATGCAGTAACCTCAAGTTAATATacgataataattgaatttatagtTTAATATTTATAGGTATTTAATAAAGTTTTTAATACATATCGAAAGTATGAATAAAAACTATTGAGTTTACGTGAATCATAAGTACTGTCCGTCTCAGCACCCGAAGGCCTTGATAAATAACAGATAGGGTGATTTTACCAGGCATCCAAGAAAGTATCTTCATAAGGCTTAAGCATGTTctgctgaaaaaagaaaacacaaaaatacaGAAGCCTAAGACATAACCATCGGACAACTGGGAAAAAGACAATACAACTGCTCCTTAAAGAGAAGAAACATGGAATTCTATTACTTTTTGATATTCCAAGCGTGGGATGACCGAGGCCCGGTTGCAATTCCCTCATAGTATTGGCTGTCAAGCTTTCCCTTGTTCCATTGTATGACAAAGTCAGAGAATAAATTGCGTGCAGTCTCAGACGAAAGATCTGAGAAGAACAAATTCTTCTTATCTTTCAGCCAAGAAGCAAATTCATTGTTCTTAGAGAAATAATCATCTTTTGATAACTCTTCAAACTTGTTTTTCTGAGAAAGAAGGtaaagcaaaataattaaaaatcaaagaTGGAGGAATAAAGCCTGAGTCAAAATGGATGTCCTACTTATTTTCATAAAGGAAGTCATGAGAAAGAACAGAGGCGAAAACAGTTACTGCTACTGCTACAGTCTAACAATTTTTCAAGTATTAAAGAGCTATTTTCATAAAGGAAGTCATGAGAAAGAACAGAGGCGAAAACAGTTACTGCTACTGCTACAGTCTAACAATTTTTCAAGTATTAAAGAGCTCTGATAGTGTGGACGCCATTAACAATTCACCACACAGAAATTATTGCCCTTTTTGAATCTGACAGGTTCTCTTCAAAAGAATGATTCCTCCATATATGAATACCTTGGTTTATTTCACAAATATTTTATATCAGCAATCAAGACAGCAATAGTCCAACCAAGATTTCAGATATCACAACTGAAGAAAATGGAACTCCAGTATTTTTCCAAGTTTACAGACTTATTTCTAAGCATCAGCCAGCCACATATGTAATGAAGACTCTCTACAAGAATTAACATAGATAGCTGAAAGGTCATACCACAAGAAAGCTATATCTAACTATCAGTTCCAGCCAAAACAGAAAAAGACGAGCAACCTATTATATTCAACAGATTCAACACCAACTTAAACCAATGCTACCTACATACAGCAACAAATTAGTGCGAAGGATAATAACTACGCGAGCAGATAACAATTTTCCTTCCACGAGATATGATACAGAGTAAAATGATAAGCTTGAGAATGTTATTTTGAAGCAAAAGAAATGTAGGTATTAAACAAGAAGCACTCACCGATTTATCCTTATGTTTGTGGCTCTTGGTTTTGTGCTTTTCCCCTGACTTCTTCTCTGAAGCAATATCAGTGAGTCAGCGTGTCTAACATAACTTCTAGCACCAAACCAGTAACATACAGGGGAACCATTTAATTTAAGTGCACACATCTCCCTATGTATAAACATACAATATTTAAAATATCAGAAACGACCACTTGCTATAATAATCATACAAAATAACTATAGTGGTATATGTAATGATCCACAGGATCAAAACTGTAGTAGTGAGTAATTTCTAATGAATAAATTCCCagttcatcaaaaaaaaaaaacaatagtgGTATAAATCTATAAAGCTACCAACAAGATGTCACCATGAGTCACACAAAATAATGGAGTGAAACCTAATAATATCAAGAACAAAGGTTAGTAACATGAAGTAGAACCAGCGATCCAGTCTTTGATCCTTTGTTTTCATTGTAAAAGATTGCCAAATCTAACAGATCATCACTGACAAGTCACAACTCTATCTCTAAGACTATTAGTTACTCCATCACTATATAAAGAGTTGAAAGAACCCAAGGGAACCCTAATTCTATTTGAACAAAATGTGCACAGCAATCGAAGACCTTTTCAGTTATTAGAATAAGATATCCTAGCTTTGACTCACATCTGTACATGGATTACACTCTAAGATCTTGGAGTTCAGTAAATAACACCATTGTAAATGGAAGATCTGAACAAAGAACTCCATTTCAAAGAAGAAGGCTTAGCCACTAGCAAGCACCCATCATTTCCAAAGGCAAATGGTGTTCTAACTATTTGCACATACGTAcccatcatttttcttctttttcttttttatatgtgTTTGTGTGCAGCCCTAATTTATAGTTTAGTTGCTTAATAAATGGCAGATCACATAACCTACACATAACTATCAATTGAATTGGAAAACAAAGCAAAAGGATTGCTGAGCGGCATAATACTTGCTTTCCCTTTTCAAACTCATTATACTAATCAGTGCAGCAAACCCTAACAGCAACAACATCAAATTCTAAATCGCAAACGTTTTACGGAACTAAACGAACCCTTCTGAGGCCCAAGTAAAGAACAAAATCCctaaattttcataataaaatcaGTAAATTCTCAGCTTAATACTGAACAGAACTcatatacaaaatttaaaacaaaaacaaaaattgtgCAAGTACCTTCACTAGAATGACATTTGGATTTATGGGATTTGTGCTTCTCCTTCTTGGATTTGTCCTTTTCTTTCCTTCGCTCTTCATCCCCTTTGATATTCTGGCGTTTGCTTTTCACTTCATCTGTTTAAGCAGACACAAAGACGTATAAGCCCATATATATTCAAAAATTATCTCTTTGCAGATTTTGGAAGACACAAGAAAGGAAAAAACCTCGTGGAGAAGAAGGCGAATTTCTCTTATGCTTCCTCTTCTCCTCCGTCGTCTTCTTATCGCTCCCCATTTACTCGCACCTCTGATTCTATTTCGCAGAAAAAATATTCTTGAAATTGTTGtcttccttttatttattttactagTTATGATAGCCGCAGCACGGGCCCAATAATACCGTTCTAAAAGTTTGAGTGTAGTTTTTTTTAGTTATAAAAAAATTAGATTATTTGCACTGTATATTCTTTTAGCCATTATTTAAGTTCTGATCCTATCAATCCAAATGGTCTAAATTTGTCTCTTTGAAAATGCCTCTAAATAACTCTTATGTTAGTCTATCTCCAAATGGTATAAAAGATATTACGAAGCCACTTAAGATCAGTAAATGAGAAAACGTATAACAATTTGTTAGTCACAACTCACAACCATTACCTAAAAGCTAATTGTTGTATACTAACGTTGTGTGAAATTTGAATCCTAGAGTCACTTTGTGCAAActtataaattattattattatgttagatTTATTTATCCAACTAATTTTATGAAGTCTCGTATTAAAGTGAAACCGCATCGTATGCTACTCAATTAGTTATTCTCAATTCCGTACCAGAAAATGAAAATGATCGAGCGATACCCGAAAATCAAGGTATTTTCCGCACAATAAAATCTTGCAACTCATAGAGATaaagttttctttttctcattATTTTGATAAGCTAATCATTCAAACAACTATGAAAATGGTTACAATTAACATTTAATGTTTGTAGTCCTCACTGTAAGTACGATGTTCTACTTCACATGTAAAATATTTTGTCATACTATTATTCTTTCAACTAAAGttgctatttttttatttttcatttttcttttttggtttatCTATGTTTTTGCACTTTTTCGAGCTTTTAATTAGCATATATATTATAGATTTTTGAGCTGTAGTGAACTTCTGAAATCTCATTAGCTGAACATATTAATGTATAAAAAATTATTTCCAACTAAAATGAGGCCCTAAGAAATCAACGGTAGATAAAAAATTTAATCAATAAGaacataaatacaattgaaaAACTATATCCGATACTTAAAATGGGACGGAGGGCTTATTATACATGCACATATATATGTTGGTTTATTATGTATATTACCTATGTTTTTCAATTCCACTTGAGATAGAAACATGGGACATGGCATTGATTATAAAgaagattttataaatttttaccTCTATCTTATTGATGATTAGTTTCCTCCAGAAGGGCTGTTTTCTCAATTTCATACTTTGTTATCAAATTATCTAACACTATTTTCAAAAAAACACCTCACTGGTTTTAATCGAGTAGAATAATAGTGATTAAGTGAGAGACTCTAACTTGTAGTATAACTCAAATTATGATTCTTAATAGTATAAgttgttttgtatattttcttttttattctcaaattttccaataaaatagCTCAATGATTAAGTCTTATATATCTTGCCCACATCGATGCTGGCACGTATTCGCCGCAACCATGTAATAACGTTGTAATTGCAGTGAGTACTCCTTCCCTtacaaaataatttaattaaggagCAACCTTAATTAAACTTAACCCGTTTGGATTAGCTTATTGTAAATAACTGATAATCTTGAAGTGCTggaattaattttttaaatatctATTTATGTGTTTGGATAGACgtgctgaaactgataataagcaCCTGATATGTTTGGTAGAAAAGTGCTGATAAACTGTTCTCTtgttaaaaagataaaaatacccttaaattttttataaaagaTTATGAATTAAAAAGTTTCTTTGTAGAGAAAATGATAAACAACGAATATGGAATGaagagaaaatttaaaaatttattttgaaaaaaatattttgtaaattaaaaaatattattaaggataaattagtaaaagtcttggtcaaactaaaagtgcttataagctgaaaaatcataagttgggggtgaccaacttatgacttatggCCGATTTTAACTTATAAAcacttggcttataagcactttgtatgtttaccaaacgcgtagaaaCCCAATGACCCCCTctccccctccctccccccccccgaTCCACCGCCTTTAATCCCCACCCAAATTCCGACAACATCTCTTATCCCAAATCAAAAATCTTTTACACCCCAACCCACAAACATTAGTGAAATTTCTTTTCCTAATCAAAATTTTCCCAAAACCTGGACCCATACTACTGCTAATAAAGCTGCTagctatcaaagtaaaagcaatGGCGACAATTCTTACGTAGGTGCCATAGGAATCAAAACCCCACAACCAAGGAGCAGAATCCGACTCCCTCTCAAATCTTACGAGCTGATTAACGGTAAACCAATGGTAAGTTTCACTAAGGAGGAAAATGATATTTTGGCTCAGTCATGCAAATGGACTATAGTCGGTAAGTTTTTTAAGATCCGTCCCTCGATTGACATTATTAAGAAGGAATTCGCGAAAGTGTTTCCTGGGAAAGGATGCATAACCGTTGGAGCTTATGACATGAAACATGTATTTATTGATTTTGATAACTTAGATGATCACAATGCAGTAGCTACTAgaagttttgtgaattttgggtggagattttgtgatgagTCTTGAGAAGTGGACCACAAAATTTAAATCGGAACCTAATACCACCAGAATTCCGGTATGGATCACACTTCCTGATCTCCCATGGAATTTCGATGAGTGGGACGCAATATGTCGTATAGTTGATCCTATagattttcctttgattttggaCAAGGCAACGACCACCAAAACAAGACCCACTACTGCAAAGCTTAGAATTGGAATTGACCTTGCAAAGCCAATTTTAAATGAGGTCATTGTCGAGATCAGGAACCATGAAGGCAATATAGAAGAGTTTATTCAGAAAGTTGAATATGAATCACTACATGCATTTTGCAATCATTGTATGAGGCAAGGACATTCAAACAGAATGTGTAGAATTTTACATCGAGAATTGAGAGTTCAGAATGACAGCGAGGTTAATGAGCAAACCAAAAGGAATGATactaatcaaaataaaaaatgtgaGAGCAGTTAGGAGAAATGAGCAAAGAAGAGAACAGGGCAGGCCTCAGAATGCTGGACAGACCAATGGCAATTCTAACGCTGCTGTAAAACCCACGGGTAAGAGACCAGCTAACAACAACAGTGCTACCAATATTGACAAAGGAGCTGAAGATGGTTGACATACTgtgaataaaaaaataatagaaacaatGATAACAACAATCATGTTGCTATGATAACTCAAAAAGGGAATGATACTAACACCGCCAACATGATCAATGAGGGACAAAGTACTGTGATTGTCACCCACAACAACAGTGAAGGTGAAGTGAATATGGAAGTGATCCTAGCTGCTACTTCTTTGATCCCTCAAGCTCAGGCCAAACACACAATAAGGGACAAATACAACAGTAACAAAGACAATAAGAAAAAGTCAAAATTACTTACTATCAACAAGTCTGGTAAAAAGACGTATCAAGGAAAGGATGCTGAGTACCCAGAGATTGTGATTTTGTCGATAATGAAAAGGATATCATGAATACTTCACTAGTGAATATGACTAGAGGAAACAAAGAATATGAACAAGAAAAGGagaaagtttaaagaaaaagtGACCATACCAGGTGATGTTGTTCTGACAAGTGACATGGATCAGGAAAATCATAGCTTGGTGTATAGATCACTCTTTGGCCTTGACCCCAAACTTGTTGAGAAATATGCTAGCTGGAAGGATAGAAAAATGGGGCTTGAATATCAACTGCTAGATGAGCCACCAAGAATCATTGATCCAGGAGAAAATAGCCAGATGTCCTTGAGTGGGAAAGCAAATGCTATCAGTGATCCCCAAGACCATGATATGATTatggaaatacaatatgaagatAAGAAAAACTCTTTATCTGATGATGATCATATGGCAGGGAGGTATCAAAGTGTCGAATGCAATCCTGTGATTACCTCCCAAGTCCACCAAAATATTATTCAATTCAACAATCTTTCTCCAAGAGGACTTGGTGATCAACTAGGTGAGATCAATTGGGCTCCTAACAGTAGGAATTCAGAAGAAATTTTAAAGGCTAAGGGGGAACAAAACTCAAATGTTTCAAATGATTAGTTATGTATCATGGAACATTAGGGACATATGGTCCCAAGGTGCTGCGGAAAGGCTCAAAATCATTAAAAACTAGTCCAaccttccttttattttcttgcagGAACCCATGGTGAGAGCAAGGAAGATTGAAAAGTATAAAAGGATGCTTGGATACCCAGAATATTTTCACAATTATTCCAAAAAGATATGGATTTTTTGGTCTGCTGATTACAAAATCAATGTCCTGGATGATAAAGAACAACAAGTTTtactccaaatttctcaaattCGTGGGAATATTTCATTTCACATTACCATTGTGTATTCCAAGTGCgatgaaaatcaaaaaaatgttCTAAGGGATGAACTCAGAAGCACGTCCAATAACATTAACGACCCTCAGAGAGTGGTTGGTGATTTTAATGTAGCTATTAGCTCGGAGGAGAAGCTCGGTGGCTTACCCTATagaattcaagaaggaattaatttccTCTCCTGTCTGAATGATTGCAATTTACA
This DNA window, taken from Nicotiana tabacum cultivar K326 chromosome 4, ASM71507v2, whole genome shotgun sequence, encodes the following:
- the LOC107767404 gene encoding putative lipid-transfer protein DIR1, with the protein product MLDPPLPLPINPYPVIHTLLLYKSFMSCCFSTYTHRKKERKRNMDMEHYLAKKPVALALVAILLSSFSIEVSRAQGICNISGEGLMSCKPSVTPPNPSAPTAKCCSALAHADWGCLCSYMNSHWLPSLGVDPTLAMQLPQKCKLPNPPHC
- the SCI1B gene encoding style cell-cycle inhibitor 1-B isoform 1 (isoform 1 is encoded by transcript variant 1): MGSDKKTTEEKRKHKRNSPSSPRDEVKSKRQNIKGDEERRKEKDKSKKEKHKSHKSKCHSSEEKKSGEKHKTKSHKHKDKSKNKFEELSKDDYFSKNNEFASWLKDKKNLFFSDLSSETARNLFSDFVIQWNKGKLDSQYYEGIATGPRSSHAWNIKNRTCLSLMKILSWMPGKITLSVIYQGLRVLRRTVLMIHVNSIVFIHTFDMY
- the SCI1B gene encoding style cell-cycle inhibitor 1-B isoform 2 (isoform 2 is encoded by transcript variant 2) — translated: MGSDKKTTEEKRKHKRNSPSSPRDEVKSKRQNIKGDEERRKEKDKSKKEKHKSHKSKCHSSEEKKSGEKHKTKSHKHKDKSKNKFEELSKDDYFSKNNEFASWLKDKKNLFFSDLSSETARNLFSDFVIQWNKGKLDSQYYEGIATGPRSSHAWNIKK